From the genome of Primulina eburnea isolate SZY01 chromosome 12, ASM2296580v1, whole genome shotgun sequence, one region includes:
- the LOC140807526 gene encoding signal peptide peptidase-like 1 has product MEPLWTLVYLLEPPSIILLITAVAVTYASASRALSYGKEMERNRDLSEASITLDSSQALMIPIVSSCSLLVMFYLFSSVSQFLTVFTTVASAFALYFCLSPYVTHIKSQFSLSDPYVSQCCSKPFTRFQSLLLFVCIALVMAWIVSGHWILNNILGISLCIAFVSHVRLPNIKICAMLLFCLFLYDIFWVFYSERIFGANVMVSVATQQASNPVHTVADSLSLPGLQLITKKLELPVKIVFPRNMLGGAAPGSNTSDYMMLGLGDMAIPSMLLAMVLCFDHRKSRDSATAFDVQSSKSFKYFPHALTGYAIGLVAALAAGILSRSPQPALLYLVPSTLGPVIVRSWLKNELAELWDGNAINVDEKAHLTVP; this is encoded by the exons ATGGAGCCTCTCTGGACCCTTGTTTATTTGCTGGAACCGCCTTCAATCATTCTACTTATAACAGCTGTAGCGGTGACATATGCCTCTGCTTCTAGAGCGCTAAGTTATGGAAAGGAAATGGAACGAAACCGTGACCTCTCAGAAGCTTCCATTACTTTGGACAGCTCTCAGGCTCTGATGATCCCAATAGTGAGCTCTTGCAGCTTGCTTGTTATGttttatttgttttcttcagTTTCTCAATTTCTTACTGTTTTTACCACAGTTGCCTCAGCATTCGCCCTATACTTTTGCTTGTCACCATACGTTACTCACATCAAGTCACAGTTCAGTTTGTCTGACCCATATGTATCTCAGTGCTGTTCCAAGCCATTTACGCGTTTCCAAAGTCTTTTATTGTTTGTCTGCATTGCTTTAGTTATGGCGTGGATTGTATCTGGGCACTGGATATTGAACAACATTCTGGGTATCTCTCTTTGCATTGCCTTTGTCAGCCATGTTCGACTTCCCAATATCAAGATATGTGCAATGCTTCTGTTTTGTCTTTTCTTGTATGACATATTCTGGGTTTTCTATTCTGAGAGAATTTTTGGGGCTAATGTTATGGTATCGGTTGCAACTCAACAAGCATCTAATCCAGTGCATACAGTGGCTGATAGTTTGAGTCTTCCTGGGCTACAGTTGATTACGAAAAAACTTGAGTTACCTGTTAAGATTGTGTTTCCCAGAAATATGTTAGGCGGTGCAGCACCTGGGAGTAATACTTCTGACTACATGATGCTTGGCCTAGGAGACATG GCTATTCCATCTATGCTTTTAGCTATGGTTCTCTGTTTTGATCATCGAAAAAGCAGGGATTCTGCTACTGCGTTTGATGTACAATCTTCAAAGAGTTTCAAGTACTTTCCACATGCGCTTACTGGATATGCAATTGGACTGGTGGCCGCATTAGCAGCTGGCATTTTGTCACGCTCACCTCAACCAGCTCTTTTGTATCTG GTGCCTTCAACCCTGGGACCCGTAATTGTTCGCTCTTGGTTGAAGAACGAGCTGGCCGAGCTGTGGGATGGAAATGCGATAAATGTAGATGAGAAAGCCCATCTAACAGTGCCCTGA